A genomic region of Arachis stenosperma cultivar V10309 chromosome 9, arast.V10309.gnm1.PFL2, whole genome shotgun sequence contains the following coding sequences:
- the LOC130948856 gene encoding uncharacterized protein LOC130948856, with protein MVYFTVVSNHGSYRTTSHKFKLVFLHRTTVVAVDEDVISKTCFNMFSFSDLLNMTQDYDFLVDVIDLLTSMGEEKEYAKEEKIVKMIVLKLTSKNLIMRCALFGDYVNQVNHFLVSGYVEQLVVVIQLAKNRNSLNCQVGLQNVMYAIQMLFNPDLSEVVEFRRSMIEQGVKGTQPLFIANEGKVVSLKDNFMRLTRRRTIKELQDNNEDIYPQNGAYYCDFCVKHITNVTPRFKIKITLEDHSGEGIFVLFDREASYLFKKSCADLFIEVQKNASLIYEDTYPPIFQALIRKNLLLKVDIKGVGLDKFFGIFRVRRVCDDPTIITMFELSDYDADDESTLKKVTYTYKDTDIKNESSSTSIKSDNVAVEPSGILSKSPVLIDFLAEKQRDVYGGIEVVALINGENEKVEKTPKNDTFRDDFSSELDILLSSPVKKTQEVFSQVLNACFHYREKVIREDHVVTSKGKRNLNPQFDEAANGLHQ; from the exons ATGGTATACTTTACTGTTGTGTCAAATCATGGTAGTTATAGAACAACTTCTCATAAATTCAAATTGGTTTTTCTTCATCGAACCACTGTTGTAGCTGTTGATGAAGATGTTATCTCAAAAACTTGTTTCaacatgttttctttttctgaCCTGCTAAACATGACCCAAGATTATGATTTTTTGGTTG ACGTCATTGATCTTTTAACTTCGAtgggagaagagaaagaatatGCAAAAGAGGAAAAAATCGTGAAAATGATCGTGCTGAAATTAACTTCaaaaaa TCTTATAATGCGTTGTGCATTGTTTGGGGACTATGTTAATCAAGTAAATCATTTCCTAGTCTCTGGCTATGTGGAGCAGCTTGTTGTTGTCATTCAACTTGCCAAG AATCGTAATTCGTTGAATT GTCAAGTAGGTCTCCAAAATGTGATGTATGCCATTCAAATGTTATTTAATCCTGATCTTTCTGAAGTTGTTGAATTCAGGCGGAG TATGATTGAGCAAGGTGTCAAAGGTACCCAGCCATTGTTTATTGCAAATGAGGGTAAAGTTGTTTCTTTAAAAGATAATTTCATGCGCTTAACTAGAAGACGCACTATTAAAGAGCTTCAAGATAACAATGAG GATATCTATCCTCAAAATGGTGCATACTACTGTGATTTCTGTGTGAAGCATATAACTAATGTCACTCCgag atttaaaattaaaataacactTGAAGATCATAGTGGGGAGGGTATTTTCGTTCTCTTTGATCGTGAAGCATCTTATTTGTTTAAGAAATCATGTGCTGACCTGTTTATTGAGGTTCAAAAAAATGCAAGT CTTATATATGAGGATACTTATCCTCCCATATTCCAAGCGCTCATTAGAAAAAATTTGCTGCTGAAGGTTGATATCAAAGGTGTCGGACTTGATAAATTTTTTGGCATTTTCCGAGTTAGGAGAGTATGTGATGATCCAACCATTATTACTATGTTTGAACTTTCTGATTATGATGCTGATGATGAGTCTACTCTAAAAAAGGTTACATATACATATAA GGATACTGATATTAAGAATGAGTCATCAAGCACTTCTATCAAAAGTGACAATGTTGCTGTTGAGCCTTCTGGGATTTTATCTAAATCCCCAGTTCTTATAGATTTTCTGGCTGAAAAACAACGTGATGTTTATGGAGGGATTGAGGTTGTTGCTTTAATTAATGGTGAAAATGAAAAAGTTGAGAAAACACCCAAGAATGATACCTTTAGAGATGACTTTTCTTCTGAACTAGATATATTGCTTAGCTCACCAGTGAAAAAAACTCAG GAGGTGTTCTCCCAAGTTCTAAATGCATGTTTCCACTATAGAGAGAAGGTTATTCGTGAAGATCATGTTGTCACTTCCAAGGGCAAGAGGAATTTGAATCCCCAATTTGATGAGGCGGCTAATGGTCTTCATCAATAA
- the LOC130951183 gene encoding rop guanine nucleotide exchange factor 12-like yields MVKALEQEHESYKSKLFHFKGMFENTGRHTKSLSIESASKLDVTEEDIASSKSQGSKLNELDKNKNNNNNNNKSPAAAPAKPRVMSKEEIELKEQKDKLLQEMEQMKERFAKLLLGEDMSGGGKGVSSALALSNAFTNLAASIFGEQRRLEPMPPERKAKWKKEIDWLLSVTEYIVEMVPQQQKNKDGTTMEIMTTRQRTDLHMNIPALKKLDTMLLECLDGFQEKQEFYYVKKDASDDSEKDGGKNDDKWWLPTPKVPVDGLSEASRRFLQYQKDSVNQVLKAAMAINAQTLSEMEIPESYIDSLPKNGRSSLGESIYRSITVEFFDPDQFLSTVDLSSEHKILDLKNRIEASMVIWRRKMNQKDSKSSWSSAVSLEKREQFEDRAETILLLIKHRFPGAPQSALDISKIQFNRDVGQACLESYSRILESLAYTVLSRIEDVQYADQQTQNPRKSNAAKSSIPRAPTTPKDDADSGSMTLSDFMGWNGGDHSNKDPFAATDDFYKDIDNGKGQKLPNVTTDKKVSYLDSLGGMRSPTSRH; encoded by the exons atggtGAAGGCATTGGAACAAGAACATGAAAGTTATAAATCCAAACTATTCCATTTCAAAGGAATGTTTGAGAACACAGGTAGGCATACAAAGAGTTTGAGCATTGAGAGTGCTAGCAAATTGGATGTTACTGAAGAAGATATAGCTTCATCAAAGAGTCAAGGATCAAAGCTCAATGAATtagataaaaacaaaaacaacaacaacaataataataagagtCCTGCTGCTGCTCCAGCTAAGCCAAGGGTTATGAGCAAGGAAGAAATTGAACTCAAAGAACAAAAAGACAAGCTACTGCAGG AAATGGAACAAATGAAGGAGAGATTTGCAAAGTTGCTATTGGGTGAAGATATGTCTGGTGGTGGAAAAGGTGTTTCATCTGCATTGGCCTTGTCAAATGCATTCACAAATCTTGCAG CTTCGATTTTCGGAGAGCAGCGACGCCTAGAGCCGATGCCTCCAGAGAGGAAAGCAAAGTggaagaaagaaattgattggCTTCTATCAGTTACTGAGTACATTGTTGAAATGGTTCCTCAACAACAAAAGAACAAGGATGGCACAACCATGGAG ATCATGACGACGCGACAAAGAACTGATCTCCACATGAATATCCCTGCCTTAAAAAAGCTTGATACAATGCTTCTT GAATGTTTAGATGGCTTCCAAGAGAAGCAAGAGTTCTATTATGTAAAGAAGGATGCTTCGGATGATTCGGAGAAAGATGGAGGAAAGAATGATGACAAGTGGTGGTTGCCTACACCTAAGGTTCCAGTAGATGGTTTATCTGAGGCATCAAGAAGGTTTCTGCAGTACCAAAAAGATAGTGTCAACCAAGTCCTCAAAGCAGCCATGGCCATAAATGCTCAAACTCTATCAGAAATGGAGATCCCTGAAAGCTACATTGATTCCCTACCCAAG aatGGAAGATCAAGTCTAGGAGAATCGATCTACCGGAGCATTACAGTTGAATTTTTCGATCCGGACCAGTTCCTATCAACTGTGGACTTGTCATCAGAACACAAGATCCTTGATCTGAAGAACAGAATTGAGGCTTCAATGGTAATTTGGAGGAGGAAGATGAACCAAAAAGACTCCAAATCATCTTGGAGTTCTGCTGTGAGTCTGGAGAAAAGAGAACAATTTGAAGACAGAGCAGAAACCATCTTGCTTCTCATTAAGCATCGTTTCCCCGGAGCTCCTCAATCTGCATTGGATATAAGCAAAATCCAATTCAACAGG GATGTGGGGCAAGCTTGTCTCGAAAGCTATTCAAGAATATTGGAGAGTTTGGCCTATACAGTGCTTTCAAGAATAGAAGATGTACAATATGCAGATCAACAAACTCAAAATCCTAGGAAGAGTAATGCTGCAAAGAGCTCAATTCCAAGGGCTCCAACAACTCCTAAAGATGATGCAGACAGTGGTTCGATGACTCTCTCGGATTTCATGGGTTGGAATGGTGGTGATCACAGTAATAAGGATCCTTTCGCGGCTACAGACGACTTCTACAAGGATATTGACAATGGAAAAGGCCAGAAGCTTCCAAATGTAACAACTGATAAGAAGGTTTCCTATCTTGATTCCTTGGGAGGTATGAGAAGTCCAACTTCGCGCCATTAA
- the LOC130951182 gene encoding photosystem I reaction center subunit VI-2, chloroplastic-like gives MASLATLAAVQPAAVNGLAGSSLNGTKLSFKSSHQTLKSKKFRSGAVVAKYGDKSVYFDLEDIGNTTGQWDLYGSDAPSPYNPLQSKFFETFAAPFTKRGLLLKFLILGGGSTLAYFSATASGDILPIKKGPQLPPKLGPRGKI, from the exons ATGGCTTCCCTGGCAACCTTAGCTGCTGTTCAACCAGCTGCAGTCAATGGACTTGCTGGAAGTTCCCTTAATGGAACTAAGCTCTCTTTCAAATCCTCTCACCAAACTTTAAAATCCAAGAAATTCAG GAGTGGTGCTGTGGTAGCAAAGTATGGTGACAAGAGTGTGTACTTTGATTTGGAGGACATTGGCAACACTACAGGGCAGTGGGATTTGTATGGTTCAGATGCACCTTCACCTTACAACCCTCTTCAG AGCAAGTTCTTTGAGACATTTGCTGCTCCATTCACAAAGAGGGGATTGTTGCTCAAGTTCTTGATCTTGGGAGGTGGTTCAACACTTGCATACTTCAGTGCCACTGCTTCAGGTGACATTCTCCCAATCAAGAAGGGCCCACAACTCCCACCAAAGCTTGGTCCACGTGGCAAGATCTAA
- the LOC130948857 gene encoding uncharacterized protein LOC130948857, which yields MNQPIQIHPDRNSYMTDRTDQEILNNIYRVFRIKYNKNDEPSSPDVMVLSGSEPFDDEFSSDGDENDDENDTLEGDDPHNPIYLSRATNSSTKVSEKSNETTELSDNGYTPNAYYQKTIINSGKNIFFFHLLRSGGRDGEWKFGVE from the exons ATGAACCAACCGATTCAGATTCACCCCGATCGTAACTCTTATATGACTGACCGTACGGACCAAGAAATACTTAATAACATATATAGAGTGTTTCGcataaaatataacaagaatGATGAGCCTTCATCACCTGATGTGATGGTATTGTCTGGGTCTGAACCATTTGATGATGAGTTCTCATCAGACGgtgatgaaaatgatgatgaaaatgatACACTGGAAGGGGATGATCCTCATAATCCCATATATTTGTCTCGAGCAACGAATTCATCAACGAAGGTCAGCGAAAAAAGTAATGAAACAACAGAATTGTCTGACAACGG ATACACTCCAAATGCTTATTATCAGAAGACCATCATAAATTCAG GCAAGAATATATTCTTTTTTCATCTACTGAGAAGTGGAGGAAGAGATGGAGAATGGAAGTTTGGGGTTGAATAG
- the LOC130948855 gene encoding uncharacterized protein LOC130948855 has protein sequence MFRDHIIEGQVYRMAYFTDVSNHGSYRVTSHEFKLIFLHRTTVVAVDEDVISKTYVTGLLTSVREEKEYAKDGKIVKIIVLEFSSKDLTMRCALFGDYVNQVNHFLASAYVEQLVVVIKLAKVKFFRGQVGLQNVMYATQMLFNPDLFEVVEFRQRLAWFILLFLFLFLRYSQSRVIRTCICIIFLLV, from the exons ATGTTTAGGGATCATATAATTGAAGGTCAAGTTTATAGAATGGCATACTTTACTGATGTGTCAAATCATGGTAGTTATAGAGTAACTTCTCATGAATTCAAATTGATTTTCCTTCATCGAACCACTGTTGTAGCTGTTGATGAAGATGTTATCTCAAAGACTT ATGTCACTGGTCTTTTAACCTCGgtgagagaagagaaagaatatGCAAAAGATGGGAAAATCGTGAAAATAATTGTGCTAGAATTCAGTTCAAAAGA TCTTACAATGCGTTGTGCATTATTTGGGGACTATGTTAATCAAGTAAATCATTTCCTAGCCTCTGCCTATGTGGAGCAACTTGTTGTTGTTATTAAACTTGCGAAAGTCAAGTTCTTTAGAG GTCAAGTAGGTCTCCAAAATGTGATGTATGCCACTCAAATGTTATTTAATCCTGATCTTTTTGAAGTTGTTGAATTCAGGCAGAGGTTAGCATGGTTTATTTTGCTGTTTTTGTTTCTATTCTTGAGATACAGCCAATCTAGAGTAATAAGGACATGTATTTGCATCATTTTTTTGTTAGTATAA